One stretch of Shewanella sp. Arc9-LZ DNA includes these proteins:
- a CDS encoding DUF2063 domain-containing protein: MGFIEVQQQFMDYIRDPSLPLPEGIEPRRMKIYRELFFNNIAGFVSSAFPVLKSVYQDEQWQALVQQFFVTHDSKTPIFVEIAGEFLAFLQHEYQMTEYDPVFMLPLAHYEWLELCVAVAPDTPAAQSINTIELNQHRLCLAACAKVAQYAFDVQHISVDYQPIEPTAQANFFCVFRGADDDVAFLQLTPLSAQVLAYIEQMTHSQQGVTVDAIISWLSEHYPQMPNDTLLSGCLPLLQQLAQKGIVISSIES; encoded by the coding sequence ATGGGTTTCATTGAAGTACAACAACAATTTATGGACTATATCCGCGATCCTAGTTTGCCATTGCCCGAGGGGATTGAACCTAGGCGCATGAAAATCTATCGAGAATTATTTTTTAATAATATTGCAGGTTTTGTGTCGAGTGCGTTTCCGGTGCTGAAAAGTGTATATCAGGACGAACAATGGCAGGCTTTAGTGCAGCAATTTTTTGTCACCCACGATAGTAAGACACCAATATTTGTTGAAATAGCCGGTGAGTTTTTAGCGTTTTTACAACATGAATACCAGATGACAGAATATGATCCTGTTTTTATGTTGCCGTTAGCACATTATGAATGGTTAGAATTATGTGTCGCTGTCGCGCCAGATACTCCCGCAGCTCAATCGATCAATACTATCGAACTAAACCAACATAGGTTATGCCTAGCAGCTTGTGCCAAAGTGGCGCAATATGCCTTTGACGTTCAACATATTAGTGTTGACTACCAGCCTATAGAGCCGACAGCACAAGCGAACTTTTTTTGTGTATTTAGAGGTGCTGATGATGACGTCGCATTTTTACAGCTGACACCATTAAGTGCGCAAGTGTTAGCTTACATTGAACAAATGACTCATTCTCAACAGGGTGTAACAGTCGATGCCATTATAAGTTGGTTAAGTGAGCATTATCCACAAATGCCAAATGACACCTTGTTGTCAGGTTGCTTGCCTTTATTGCAACAACTCGCCCAAAAGGGCATCGTTATTTCATCAATCGAGTCATAA
- a CDS encoding YbaN family protein produces MAVKRGFFLIIGLCSLVLGIIGIALPLLPTVPFILLAAFCFARSSDRLHHWLINHPWFAEGISQWQSKRALSRSLKRKAMLMSGLSFTISIMIVPIIWVKIMLLCMMLVLLFFLWRIPELE; encoded by the coding sequence ATGGCAGTGAAACGCGGATTTTTTCTCATTATTGGTTTGTGCAGTCTAGTGTTAGGCATTATTGGCATTGCACTGCCTCTTTTACCTACAGTGCCATTTATTTTATTGGCTGCGTTTTGCTTTGCTCGTTCTAGCGATCGCCTTCATCATTGGCTAATCAATCACCCTTGGTTTGCTGAAGGTATCTCTCAGTGGCAATCGAAACGTGCGTTGAGCCGATCGCTCAAGCGAAAAGCCATGTTAATGAGCGGCCTTAGTTTTACGATTAGTATTATGATTGTACCGATAATATGGGTGAAAATTATGTTGTTGTGCATGATGCTTGTTTTATTATTTTTCTTGTGGCGGATCCCAGAGTTAGAATAA
- the apt gene encoding adenine phosphoribosyltransferase, with translation MMMNQDSLALIKQSIKTIPDYPIPGIMFRDVTSLLENAEAYKATIAILVAHYQSKGFTKVVGTEARGFLFGAPLALELGVGFVPVRKPGKLPRKTISQTYDLEYGKDTLEIHVDAINANDKVLVIDDLLATGGTIEATVKLIRQLGGEVSHAAFVISLPEIGGEKRLQGMGIEVLSLCEFDGE, from the coding sequence ATTATGATGAACCAAGACAGTTTAGCGCTTATTAAGCAGAGCATTAAAACCATTCCTGATTATCCAATACCAGGCATCATGTTCCGTGACGTCACCAGTTTGCTTGAAAATGCAGAAGCTTATAAAGCCACGATTGCGATTCTAGTCGCTCATTATCAATCAAAAGGTTTCACTAAAGTGGTTGGTACTGAAGCGCGTGGTTTTTTATTTGGTGCCCCACTTGCGTTAGAGCTCGGCGTTGGTTTTGTACCTGTACGTAAACCGGGTAAATTACCCCGTAAAACCATAAGCCAAACTTATGACTTAGAATACGGTAAAGACACCTTAGAAATTCATGTTGATGCAATTAATGCTAATGATAAAGTGCTCGTTATTGATGATCTATTAGCCACCGGTGGCACGATTGAAGCTACGGTAAAACTTATTCGTCAATTAGGCGGTGAAGTGAGCCATGCTGCATTTGTTATCTCATTACCAGAAATTGGTGGCGAGAAGCGTTTACAAGGTATGGGAATAGAAGTGTTAAGTTTATGCGAGTTTGACGGCGAGTAA
- the dnaX gene encoding DNA polymerase III subunit gamma/tau, translating into MSYQVLARKWRPAKFEQMVGQSHVLMALTNALSQQRLHHAYLFTGTRGVGKTSLARLFAKGLNCETGVTATPCGECSSCIEIAQGRFVDLIEVDAASRTKVDDTRELLDNVQYRPSRGRFKVYLIDEVHMLSRSSFNALLKTLEEPPEHVKFLLATTDPHKLPVTVLSRCLQFNLKSLSQDEISKQLEYVITQEKLPFELQALSLLAKAANGSMRDALSLTDQAIAFGSGQVMLTQVQTMLGSIDEQHVLALLKALCDADVGPLMQTVAKVLAFGADAEEVLRSLLELLHQITLTQFAPAAAQQSLFSEQILAFAQQLAPEQVQLYYQMLLNGRKDLPFAPDPKSGLEMALLRAVAFTPEKQVKRWVTTTPANIDLSVIDHSSTSAQEVIETGPKPDVLPQTHNDLTIAVPAIQAEELPTPEVEDIDVLDDIAVEPSLVAEQALLLDQAQSLGFNSLPPKSVDVQSDQLINDDVDKAAEADVVSATSSDDVVHNADTEATVESNTENLANDITESEEVAEQPTLVPSKADTNTVENSQSSDSADKSSLDAYSFMDYDEADDPSMEYQPSDHDEYVAFSVSNEITEANNVTEASESMSEPKTVNHLVDNNSDLMSDNARQNLTSADDNLDDFLDEVLASRDSLIADVGVLQQQEELAKKESTKTISSRVSKAAAASTSTTAANESSDKSEQAEFSAPTANEASSVTLNGIDKSKVVADYDRPPWVAPKEGEIVNAFADINQETKPAVEATFQPSSSVSQQAGHQHQKPASAQITRSLAADPQNINAEPVIQSNVLAKFEPHSIQGDEVDLHWYKIMTNVSVGGRVRQLGVNSVCPTLSNPIVLVLKPDQKHLSAQTAIDQLQVALSEYLERPTEVEIQIGVVQKRETPLELRKRFHRELIAQAQQSILLDDNVQWMIQHLSAQLDSDTIEYPSEQLGQIAQDIALISAS; encoded by the coding sequence ATGTCTTACCAAGTACTCGCCCGCAAATGGCGTCCAGCTAAATTTGAACAAATGGTCGGCCAATCCCATGTATTAATGGCATTAACCAATGCACTGAGCCAACAACGCTTACATCATGCTTACCTGTTTACCGGTACGCGCGGCGTGGGCAAAACCAGTTTGGCACGTTTGTTTGCTAAAGGTCTTAATTGTGAAACAGGCGTTACTGCTACGCCGTGCGGTGAATGCTCTAGTTGTATTGAAATTGCCCAAGGTCGATTTGTCGATTTAATTGAAGTCGATGCTGCTTCGCGCACCAAAGTTGATGATACTCGTGAACTTCTCGACAATGTACAGTATCGCCCATCCCGTGGTCGTTTTAAGGTTTACTTAATCGATGAAGTCCACATGTTATCGCGTAGTAGTTTTAACGCACTCCTAAAGACCTTAGAAGAGCCTCCAGAGCACGTTAAGTTTTTATTAGCGACGACCGATCCGCACAAACTGCCGGTTACTGTGCTATCTCGTTGTTTACAGTTCAATTTGAAAAGTTTATCGCAGGACGAAATTAGCAAGCAACTTGAGTATGTTATCACTCAAGAAAAGTTACCATTTGAGTTACAAGCACTGAGTTTATTAGCCAAAGCGGCCAATGGCAGTATGCGTGATGCGCTCAGTTTAACGGATCAAGCGATAGCGTTTGGCAGTGGCCAAGTGATGCTTACACAAGTGCAAACCATGTTGGGCAGTATTGATGAGCAACATGTGCTCGCGTTATTGAAAGCCTTGTGTGATGCCGATGTTGGGCCATTAATGCAAACAGTGGCAAAAGTATTGGCATTTGGCGCAGATGCCGAAGAAGTATTGCGTAGCTTATTAGAATTATTACATCAAATCACCTTAACTCAATTTGCCCCAGCTGCTGCACAGCAATCGCTGTTTAGTGAGCAAATTTTGGCATTCGCGCAGCAATTAGCGCCTGAACAAGTACAGCTTTATTACCAAATGCTGCTTAACGGCCGTAAAGATTTACCCTTTGCTCCCGATCCTAAATCGGGCTTGGAAATGGCACTGCTTCGTGCGGTAGCCTTTACGCCCGAGAAACAAGTAAAACGTTGGGTAACAACGACACCGGCTAATATTGATTTAAGTGTTATTGATCACTCATCAACTTCAGCGCAAGAGGTCATTGAAACAGGCCCAAAGCCTGATGTTCTGCCTCAAACGCATAATGATTTAACGATAGCAGTACCCGCTATTCAGGCTGAAGAGTTGCCGACCCCCGAAGTTGAAGATATTGATGTTCTCGATGATATCGCTGTCGAGCCATCGTTGGTTGCTGAGCAAGCTTTATTGTTGGACCAAGCACAAAGCTTAGGGTTTAACTCATTGCCGCCCAAAAGTGTCGATGTGCAGTCTGACCAGCTTATTAATGATGATGTCGATAAAGCTGCCGAAGCTGATGTTGTTAGTGCAACTTCATCTGATGATGTTGTTCATAATGCTGATACTGAAGCAACTGTTGAATCCAATACTGAAAATTTGGCTAATGATATTACCGAGTCTGAAGAGGTTGCAGAGCAACCTACATTAGTGCCGAGTAAAGCAGACACCAATACAGTAGAAAATAGCCAATCGAGTGATAGTGCAGATAAGAGCTCACTTGATGCCTATTCCTTTATGGATTATGACGAAGCAGACGATCCGTCAATGGAATATCAACCCTCGGATCATGACGAATATGTTGCGTTTTCGGTTTCAAACGAGATAACTGAAGCTAACAATGTTACTGAAGCTTCGGAGTCGATGTCTGAACCGAAAACGGTTAATCATCTTGTTGACAATAACAGCGACTTGATGAGTGATAATGCTCGTCAAAACCTCACTAGCGCAGATGATAACTTAGACGACTTTTTAGATGAAGTGTTAGCCAGCCGAGATTCTCTCATTGCAGATGTTGGTGTATTACAGCAACAAGAAGAACTTGCCAAAAAAGAGTCTACAAAAACAATCAGTTCTAGAGTGAGCAAAGCGGCTGCGGCATCAACATCAACAACGGCCGCTAATGAGTCTTCTGATAAGTCAGAACAGGCTGAGTTTAGCGCACCTACAGCCAACGAAGCATCATCTGTAACGCTCAACGGAATAGACAAGTCTAAAGTTGTGGCCGATTATGATAGGCCTCCTTGGGTCGCGCCCAAAGAGGGTGAGATCGTTAATGCGTTTGCAGATATTAATCAAGAGACTAAACCAGCAGTTGAAGCAACATTTCAACCATCGAGTTCAGTCAGTCAGCAAGCTGGTCATCAACATCAAAAACCGGCCAGCGCACAAATAACCCGTTCACTGGCTGCTGATCCGCAAAACATTAATGCAGAGCCGGTGATTCAATCTAATGTGCTCGCCAAATTTGAACCACACAGCATTCAAGGCGATGAAGTTGATTTACATTGGTATAAAATAATGACTAATGTGTCAGTTGGCGGAAGGGTTAGGCAATTAGGGGTGAACTCCGTGTGCCCAACATTGTCAAACCCAATAGTATTGGTGTTAAAACCAGACCAGAAACATTTGTCTGCGCAAACTGCTATCGATCAATTACAAGTAGCGTTATCTGAGTACCTTGAGCGACCAACTGAAGTTGAGATACAGATTGGTGTGGTGCAAAAACGAGAAACACCACTTGAGTTACGTAAACGTTTTCATCGGGAGCTTATTGCGCAAGCGCAACAATCTATTTTGCTTGATGACAACGTTCAGTGGATGATCCAGCACTTATCGGCTCAGTTAGACAGTGACACGATTGAATATCCATCGGAGCAACTAGGGCAAATAGCGCAGGATATTGCACTCATCAGCGCTTCATAA
- a CDS encoding YbaB/EbfC family nucleoid-associated protein: protein MFGGKGGMGNLMKQAQMMQDKMAKVQEEIARTEMTGEAGAGLVKVTMTGNHNVRKVEIDPSLMEDDKEMLEDLIAAACNDAARRIEENQKTKMAEVTGGMQLPPGMKMPF from the coding sequence ATGTTTGGTGGAAAAGGCGGTATGGGCAATTTAATGAAACAAGCCCAAATGATGCAAGACAAAATGGCTAAAGTGCAGGAAGAAATTGCACGCACAGAAATGACGGGTGAAGCGGGTGCTGGCTTGGTTAAAGTAACCATGACAGGTAACCACAATGTGCGTAAAGTTGAAATTGATCCAAGTTTGATGGAAGACGATAAAGAGATGCTAGAAGATCTTATCGCCGCAGCGTGTAATGACGCAGCCCGTCGTATAGAAGAAAATCAAAAGACTAAAATGGCCGAAGTGACTGGTGGTATGCAATTACCTCCTGGAATGAAAATGCCATTTTAA
- a CDS encoding helix-turn-helix transcriptional regulator, protein MDNRDDVKVGISNTIRTLRFLHNEMTQKQLAEQIGVTRQTVMAIESNKYSPTLEVAFKIAEVFNLPLDKVFTYRSGK, encoded by the coding sequence ATGGATAATCGGGATGATGTAAAAGTAGGGATTTCAAATACTATTCGTACGTTACGCTTTTTACATAACGAAATGACGCAGAAGCAACTGGCCGAACAAATTGGTGTGACGCGTCAAACGGTGATGGCAATAGAGTCAAATAAATACTCTCCAACACTTGAAGTGGCGTTTAAAATTGCAGAGGTGTTTAATTTACCGTTGGATAAGGTTTTTACTTATCGTTCAGGTAAGTAA
- a CDS encoding GGDEF domain-containing protein, with the protein MQDTLPLLASGLVICGALILAMAIKPVWTIFSRLPTGELRHSWGFLILLILFFITGYVIYAKFCVVTFSQPLDLVVPVIFFCGAIFVFVVCSLSLKTTNDIMQIHALKQENITDSLTGIFNRRYLDRRLKEETQRAQSYSKPLSIFLIDIDHFKNINDKYGHQIGDLVLKNIAQNIKMSLRESDIVARYGGEEFIVILPLTQVSTSYTLAERLRTIIENTQLVLPEIDILPIGVTVSVGGAGMTSECKDYQCLIKNADRALYQSKQNGRNQVRVA; encoded by the coding sequence ATGCAAGATACTTTACCATTATTAGCTAGTGGGTTGGTTATTTGCGGAGCGCTAATACTTGCAATGGCTATCAAACCGGTATGGACGATATTTAGCCGACTTCCAACCGGCGAATTGCGCCACAGTTGGGGATTTCTTATTCTGCTGATCCTGTTTTTCATCACAGGTTATGTCATTTACGCTAAATTTTGCGTGGTTACATTTTCTCAACCACTCGATTTAGTAGTGCCAGTGATATTTTTTTGCGGAGCTATTTTTGTATTTGTTGTGTGTAGCCTATCCCTCAAAACCACCAATGACATTATGCAGATACATGCCCTTAAACAAGAAAACATCACCGACTCACTAACAGGAATTTTTAACCGTCGATACTTAGATCGTCGCCTCAAAGAGGAAACACAAAGGGCGCAAAGTTATTCTAAACCACTATCCATCTTCCTTATCGATATTGACCATTTCAAAAACATTAATGATAAGTATGGCCATCAGATTGGTGACTTAGTTTTGAAAAATATCGCCCAGAACATTAAAATGTCGTTAAGAGAATCAGATATAGTGGCTCGTTATGGTGGTGAAGAGTTTATCGTCATCCTTCCTCTAACCCAAGTCTCCACATCTTATACACTTGCTGAACGACTCAGAACGATTATCGAAAACACTCAGTTAGTACTGCCTGAGATAGATATACTTCCCATTGGTGTCACTGTGAGTGTAGGTGGTGCTGGAATGACATCTGAATGTAAAGACTACCAGTGTCTGATTAAAAATGCAGACAGAGCACTCTATCAATCAAAACAAAATGGCCGTAATCAAGTGAGAGTAGCTTAG
- the recR gene encoding recombination mediator RecR gives MKFSPLVDELIQSLRALPGVGPKSAQRMAFQLLERERKVGLKLADSLQKAMSEVGHCQSCRTFTEQDLCPICSSHRRINTGIICVVETPADVLAIEAGGHFNGRYFVLLGHLSPLDGVGPEELGLALLERHLTSDDVSELILATNPTVEGDATAHFIADMARRHNVVISRIAHGVPVGGELEYVDSTTLALSFNGRIPL, from the coding sequence ATGAAATTTAGTCCTTTGGTCGATGAATTAATTCAATCTTTACGTGCGTTGCCTGGCGTCGGCCCTAAGTCTGCACAGCGTATGGCATTTCAATTACTTGAGCGTGAACGTAAAGTGGGCCTTAAGCTCGCAGATTCGTTGCAAAAAGCCATGTCTGAGGTGGGACATTGTCAAAGTTGTCGTACGTTTACCGAACAAGATTTATGCCCTATATGCAGTAGCCATCGTCGCATCAATACTGGGATCATTTGCGTGGTTGAAACGCCTGCTGATGTGCTTGCTATTGAAGCTGGTGGTCATTTTAATGGCCGTTATTTTGTGCTGTTAGGGCACTTGTCGCCGTTAGACGGTGTTGGTCCTGAAGAGTTGGGTTTAGCGTTACTTGAACGCCATTTAACATCAGATGACGTGAGCGAGCTTATTCTTGCTACCAATCCGACCGTTGAGGGTGATGCCACTGCACATTTTATTGCTGATATGGCCAGAAGACACAATGTGGTGATTAGTCGTATCGCACATGGCGTTCCCGTGGGTGGTGAGCTTGAATACGTTGATAGCACCACTTTAGCATTATCTTTTAATGGTCGTATTCCGCTGTAA
- the htpG gene encoding molecular chaperone HtpG: MSQQETHGFQTEVKQLLQLMIHSLYSNKEIFLRELVSNAADAADKLRYLALTDDTLYEGNGDLRVRVSANKEKGTVTISDNGIGMTRDSVIEHLGTIAKSGTKEFFNNLSGEASKDSQLIGQFGVGFYSAFIVAKKVTVRTRAAGHAANEGVLWESEGEGSFNVESITKNERGTEIVLHLRDEETEFADDYRLRSIITKYSDHISVPVQMWNEGTPESDGPDGEKVAATEGEWKVMNKATALWTRNKSDITEEEYQEFYKHISHDYSDALKWSHNRVEGKQEYTSLLYIPAKAPWDMWNRDHKHGLKLFVQRVFIMDEAEQFLPTYLRFVRGLIDSNDLPLNVSREILQDNQVTTAMRVGITKRVLGMLEKLAKDEPEQYQSFWAEFGQVLKEGPAEDFANKERIAGLLRFASTHDNSAATTVSLEAYIERMKAGQDKIYYIVADSHEAAANSPHLELLRKKGIEVLLLSERIDEWLVNHLTEFKDKKLHSVTRGDLELGELEDAADKEAHDKVAEESKGLIERVKAALADSVSEVRVTSRLTDTPACVVAGEGEMSTQMIKLMQAAGQPVPESKPTFEINPTHPLVEHLNNETDEQLFADWANLLLQQALLSEKGSLADPSAFIKLTNQMLLASVK; encoded by the coding sequence ATGTCACAACAAGAAACTCATGGCTTTCAAACCGAAGTAAAACAACTTCTGCAATTGATGATCCACTCTCTGTATTCGAATAAAGAGATTTTCTTACGTGAGCTAGTCTCAAACGCGGCCGATGCAGCAGATAAGCTTCGCTATTTAGCATTAACTGACGATACCTTATATGAAGGTAACGGTGATTTACGCGTTCGTGTAAGTGCGAATAAAGAAAAGGGCACAGTCACCATTTCAGATAATGGTATTGGTATGACCCGCGATAGCGTCATCGAACATTTAGGGACTATCGCCAAGTCTGGCACTAAAGAATTTTTTAATAATCTTTCAGGCGAAGCGTCAAAAGATTCACAATTAATTGGTCAGTTTGGTGTGGGTTTTTATTCGGCCTTTATCGTGGCGAAAAAAGTTACTGTACGCACTCGCGCTGCCGGCCATGCTGCTAACGAAGGTGTCTTGTGGGAATCTGAAGGCGAAGGTTCATTCAATGTAGAAAGTATCACTAAAAATGAACGTGGTACTGAAATTGTGCTGCATTTACGTGACGAAGAAACTGAATTTGCAGACGATTACCGTTTACGCTCAATTATCACTAAGTACTCTGATCATATCTCTGTTCCAGTACAAATGTGGAATGAAGGTACACCTGAGTCAGACGGCCCTGATGGAGAGAAAGTCGCGGCAACGGAAGGTGAGTGGAAAGTGATGAACAAAGCGACAGCGCTTTGGACTCGTAATAAGTCAGACATCACGGAAGAAGAATACCAAGAATTTTACAAGCACATTTCTCACGATTACAGCGACGCATTAAAATGGTCTCACAATCGTGTTGAAGGTAAGCAAGAATACACCAGTTTACTGTACATCCCAGCTAAAGCGCCTTGGGATATGTGGAACCGCGACCATAAGCATGGCTTGAAATTGTTTGTTCAACGTGTATTTATTATGGATGAAGCGGAACAGTTTTTACCTACATACTTACGCTTTGTACGTGGATTAATCGATTCAAATGATTTGCCATTAAACGTATCTCGCGAAATTTTACAAGATAATCAAGTAACAACAGCAATGCGCGTGGGTATCACCAAACGTGTGTTAGGCATGCTTGAAAAACTGGCTAAAGATGAGCCAGAACAGTATCAGTCTTTCTGGGCTGAATTTGGGCAAGTATTAAAAGAAGGCCCTGCAGAAGACTTTGCTAATAAAGAACGCATTGCAGGTTTATTGCGTTTTGCTTCTACTCATGACAACTCTGCCGCAACAACAGTGTCATTAGAGGCCTATATTGAGCGCATGAAAGCCGGTCAAGACAAAATATATTATATCGTTGCTGACAGTCATGAAGCTGCTGCTAATAGTCCTCATCTTGAGTTACTGCGTAAAAAAGGCATCGAAGTATTGTTATTGTCTGAGCGTATCGATGAGTGGTTAGTTAATCACTTAACTGAGTTCAAAGACAAGAAGTTGCATTCAGTGACACGTGGTGATTTAGAGTTAGGTGAACTTGAAGATGCAGCTGATAAAGAAGCGCATGACAAAGTAGCCGAAGAGTCTAAAGGTTTAATTGAGCGTGTTAAAGCTGCGTTAGCAGACAGCGTTTCTGAGGTTCGTGTTACTTCTCGTCTAACTGATACTCCTGCGTGTGTGGTAGCGGGCGAAGGCGAAATGTCGACGCAAATGATTAAACTGATGCAAGCTGCTGGTCAGCCTGTGCCAGAGTCTAAGCCAACATTTGAGATTAACCCAACGCATCCTTTGGTTGAGCATTTGAATAACGAAACTGACGAGCAATTGTTTGCTGATTGGGCTAACTTGTTATTACAACAGGCATTGTTATCCGAGAAAGGCAGTTTGGCTGACCCTTCAGCGTTTATTAAACTGACCAATCAAATGTTATTGGCGAGTGTAAAGTAA
- a CDS encoding tetratricopeptide repeat protein, with translation MDYLINLTKDNIQQVVDTSMQKMVVLAFWAQQQPESVQMLQTLEHLANSQGGRFILAKVDCETELEIANYFQIQNVPTTLILDKGRPIDGFSGAQSQEQISDLLDKHLPPMWIQEFDDVKQQLAQGELSPEDLAKISDQLKTIFIDSQQAPEVALVMTDVALQQGLLAEAKGLLARIGLADQDSYYHNLVAKLALAEDAADTPEIRQLQQNVAEQPDNLDAVVILAKALNVAQRNEEALELLFVILQKDMSAADGKVKQVFMEILTAIGQGNTLANQYRRKLYTLLY, from the coding sequence ATGGACTACCTCATTAATCTTACTAAAGATAATATTCAACAAGTTGTTGATACCTCAATGCAAAAAATGGTGGTATTAGCATTTTGGGCGCAACAACAGCCCGAAAGTGTACAAATGTTGCAGACGCTGGAGCATCTTGCCAATAGCCAAGGTGGGCGATTTATTCTCGCTAAAGTGGATTGTGAAACTGAGTTAGAAATTGCGAATTACTTCCAAATTCAGAACGTACCGACCACATTGATTTTAGATAAAGGTAGACCCATTGATGGTTTTTCTGGGGCGCAAAGCCAAGAACAAATTAGTGATTTGCTCGACAAACATTTACCGCCAATGTGGATACAAGAGTTTGATGATGTTAAGCAGCAATTAGCCCAAGGTGAGTTATCGCCAGAAGATTTAGCTAAAATTTCTGACCAGTTAAAAACAATTTTTATCGATTCACAACAAGCACCTGAAGTTGCATTGGTGATGACTGATGTGGCTTTACAGCAAGGTTTACTCGCAGAAGCCAAAGGGCTACTTGCCCGTATAGGTTTAGCGGATCAAGACAGTTACTATCATAATTTAGTGGCTAAATTAGCGTTAGCGGAAGATGCGGCAGATACTCCAGAAATTCGTCAGCTGCAACAAAATGTCGCAGAGCAACCTGATAATCTAGACGCAGTTGTTATATTAGCCAAAGCATTAAATGTTGCTCAACGTAACGAAGAAGCCCTTGAATTATTGTTTGTTATTTTACAAAAAGATATGAGTGCTGCTGATGGCAAAGTTAAACAAGTCTTCATGGAAATTCTAACCGCGATAGGTCAGGGCAATACGTTAGCCAATCAATATCGCCGTAAATTGTATACCTTGTTGTATTAA
- the adk gene encoding adenylate kinase: protein MRIILLGAPGAGKGTQAQFIMEQYGIPQISTGDMLRAAVKAGTPLGLEAKKVMDAGQLVSDDLIIGLVKERIAQEDCVKGFLLDGFPRTIPQADAMAENGIEIDHVIEIDVPDEEIVKRMSGRRVHSGSGRVYHVVFNPPKVEGKDDVTGEDLSIRPDDEESTVRKRLSIYHEQTKPLVDYYGKVAAAGKTQYNKYDGTQSVAKVSEQLASVLK from the coding sequence ATGCGCATTATTTTATTGGGTGCCCCAGGTGCCGGTAAAGGTACCCAAGCTCAGTTCATTATGGAACAGTATGGTATCCCACAGATCTCAACTGGTGATATGTTACGTGCCGCGGTTAAAGCTGGTACGCCATTAGGTTTAGAAGCTAAGAAAGTAATGGATGCAGGTCAATTAGTTTCAGACGATCTTATCATTGGGTTAGTGAAAGAGCGTATTGCTCAAGAAGATTGCGTAAAAGGCTTCTTACTTGACGGTTTCCCTCGCACAATTCCTCAAGCTGATGCTATGGCTGAAAATGGTATTGAGATTGATCATGTTATCGAAATCGATGTGCCTGATGAAGAAATCGTTAAGCGTATGAGCGGACGTCGTGTTCATTCTGGTTCTGGTCGTGTTTACCACGTGGTGTTCAATCCACCGAAAGTGGAAGGTAAAGACGATGTCACTGGCGAAGATTTATCTATCCGCCCAGATGACGAAGAAAGTACCGTACGCAAGCGTCTAAGCATTTACCATGAGCAAACTAAGCCATTAGTTGATTATTATGGCAAAGTTGCTGCTGCCGGTAAGACTCAGTACAACAAGTATGATGGTACTCAATCTGTCGCTAAAGTGAGTGAGCAACTAGCCAGCGTATTAAAATAA